The following are encoded in a window of Anopheles stephensi strain Indian chromosome X, UCI_ANSTEP_V1.0, whole genome shotgun sequence genomic DNA:
- the LOC118505847 gene encoding uncharacterized protein LOC118505847, with protein MNTNGAGNQQTSNGDEARPSHSGHRGEVEGVGQAETGTAWIHELFRLQHSMMQEQQQAFMAQQEKLIAEIWKTAHLKQPVNGEQLSDVLASQVRDFHFDPDENATFAGWFSRYEDLFEKDASKLEDDAKVRLLLRRLGQAEHERYTSYVLPRKPKDFSFAETVSTLKGLFGSRESGVSKRFKCLQLQKNGLEDYVMFGCRVNKSVVEAELAKLSEEQLKCFLFVCGLKDDKDADIRLRLLSRIEDNEETTLTQLVEMCQKMLKRCMVRVTEEQLMIFGADLMEVFGLWDVPLASVCNRVCVATESLEAVKREFSGLFSHELGHCMKAKVRMELKKDVVPVFRPKRPVSYAMRSAVDEELDRLEKAGIITRVNFSAWAAPIVVVRKANGCIRICGDYSTGLNDALQPHQYPIPLPEDIFSTLANSAMFSQIDLTDAFLQVELEPECRELLTVNTHRGLYEYNRLPPGVKVAPGAFQQLMETMLAGLKDVAVYLDDIVVGGADEHTHIQNLRAVLAKLQDYGS; from the exons ATGAATACTAACGGTGCAGGAAATCAGCAGACCAGCAACGGTGATGAAGCGCGGCCATCGCACAGCGGCCATCGCGGAGAAGTGGAAGGCGTCGGTCAAGCGGAAACTGGAACCGCTTGGATTCACGAACTGTTCCGTCTACAGCATTCGATgatgcaggagcagcagcaggcgttTATGGCGCAACAGGAGAAACTGATTGCGGAAATTTGGAAGACGGCGCATCTTAAGCAGCCCGTGAACGGAGAACAGCTGAGTGATGTGCTGGCAAGCCAAGTGAGAGACTTCCATTTCGATCCCGATGAGAATGCAACTTTTGCCGGATGGTTCTCCCGTTACGAAGATCTCTTTGAGAAGGATGCGAGTAAGTTGGAGGACGATGCAAAggtgcggctgctgctgaggAGGCTGGGGCAAGCTGAACATGAGCGGTACACTAGCTACGTACTGCCGCGTAAGCCAAAGGATTTCAGTTTTGCAGAGACTGTAAGTACACTAAAGGGACTGTTCGGCTCTCGCGAGTCAGGGGTCAGCAAGCGGTTCAAGTGCTTGCAGTTGCAAAAGAACGGGCTGGAAGATTACGTGATGTTTGGCTGCCGCGTTAATAAAAGTGTCGTTGAAGCAGAGCTCGCAAAGCTTTCAGAGGAACAGCTGAAATGTTTCCTTTTCGTGTGCGGGCTGAAGGACGATAAAGACGCAGATATAAGGCTTCGGTTGCTGAGCAGGATTGAAGACAACGAAGAAACCACGTTAACGCAGTTGGTGGAAATGTGTCAAAAGATG CTGAAACGATGTATGGTGCGAGTCACTGAAGAGCAGCTGATGATATTCGGTGCTGATTTAATGGAAGTTTTTGGTTTATGGGACGTTCCATTGGCGTCGGTGtgcaaccgtgtgtgtgtagcgaCCGAAAGTCTAGAGGCAGTTAAAAGGGAGTTTAGCGGATTGTTCTCCCACGAGCTGGGACATTGCATGAAGGCAAAAGTAAGGATGGAGCTGAAGAAGGACGTGGTCCCCGTATTTCGACCAAAACGCCCTGTTTCGTATGCGATGCGCTCTGCAGTAGACGAGGAGTTAGACCGGCTGGAAAAAGCAGGGATCATAACCCGTGTTAATTTCTCAGCTTGGGCAGCGCCTATAGTAGTGGTACGCAAGGCGAACGGATGCATACGTATATGTGGAGATTACTCGACGGGGTTAAACGATGCTCTTCAACCTCACCAGTATCCGATCCCGCTGCCGGAGGACATATTTTCAACGTTGGCGAATTCAGCGATGTTCAGTCAGATCGATCTGACCGATGCGTTCCTTCAGGTTGAGTTGGAACCCGAGTGCAGAGAACTGCTTACAGTCAACACACACCGAGGATTATACGAGTATAATCGACTTCCACCTGGGGTGAAAGTAGCTCCGGGGGCTTTTCAGCAGCTAATGGAGACCATGCTGGCTGGACTGAAGGATGTGGCGGTGTACCTAGATGACATCGTGGTCGGCGGAGCTGAtgaacacacgcacatccaGAATCTTCGCGCGGTGCTAGCGAAGTTGCAGGACTACGG ATCGTGA